The following proteins are co-located in the Acidicapsa acidisoli genome:
- a CDS encoding GNAT family N-acetyltransferase — MLTGRWVTLEPLSAARHSHAIWQAVLGHEEVWRWLGDGPYLSEEDLAVALAAKETGAAARFFAILPKSDPTAKGYASLMRMDPANGVIEVGNVMFSPWLQRTPAATEAMYLMARYVFDELGYRRYEWKCNALNLPSRRAAERLGFTFEGIFRQHMVVKGQNRDTAWYAMLDSEWPARKRAFEAWLAPENFDAEERQRKTLSSLAGNF; from the coding sequence ATGCTAACGGGCCGGTGGGTTACGCTGGAGCCGCTTTCGGCCGCGCGGCACTCTCATGCGATATGGCAGGCAGTGCTTGGACATGAAGAGGTCTGGCGATGGCTTGGCGATGGGCCATACCTGAGCGAAGAGGATCTTGCCGTTGCTCTGGCGGCCAAGGAGACTGGCGCGGCTGCGCGATTCTTTGCGATCTTGCCTAAGTCGGACCCGACGGCGAAGGGTTATGCGAGCCTGATGCGCATGGACCCGGCCAACGGAGTGATTGAGGTGGGGAATGTGATGTTTTCGCCTTGGTTGCAGCGAACACCGGCGGCGACAGAGGCGATGTACCTGATGGCGCGATATGTGTTCGACGAACTGGGCTATCGGCGATATGAGTGGAAGTGCAATGCGTTGAATCTGCCTTCGCGGCGGGCTGCGGAGCGGCTTGGATTTACTTTCGAAGGCATCTTTCGGCAGCATATGGTGGTCAAGGGACAGAATCGGGATACTGCCTGGTACGCAATGCTCGATTCCGAATGGCCGGCGCGCAAGCGGGCATTTGAGGCGTGGCTGGCGCCGGAAAACTTCGATGCGGAAGAGCGTCAGCGGAAGACGCTTTCGAGTCTTGCCGGTAATTTCTAG
- a CDS encoding Ig-like domain repeat protein, translating to MAHPAGSAVGSTKLSSVRLERMLLLLQPDAAQQKGLAKLLTDQQTRGNASFHKWLTPVQFADRYALSAGDAAQVAAWLRAQGFDLAALPASRGWIEFSGSLVQVQKAFGTTLKAVDSGSGEVRYQLAGAANFPASISGLVAGLVSLDGVLSAPAVTVTTELSGSAETLAAATSLNTAHALTPSLAAKWLNLGSLPAKGATGAGESIAIPVRSNVRQEDFAAFRRSFGLPEATLGVTLGGVDPGRTSDEAAAVLAASWAGVTAPDAQIVLVPAASTNATDGVDLALAAVVDGAMAHTVSLGYTACENSLSPAHQTFYAALYAQAAAEGMAIVAASGDSGAAGCHSPLDASPVANGWGVNGLASTPWNTAVGAVAFTADGTGLTGWQPARAADPAYATGGGFSSIYTTPQWQSAAGLPASDPMPANALGSVAAHHRYLPDVSLPTVFHAGNGSGIQGLAFCFAGDANSSGADGCHLVSAGGSAVSAALFSGIAAVLAQKYGPEGNLAPNLYALGRVRQDSSGSSQSSSESQSAFVDVTVGGAKLRCVPGSVGCTTLSDDTGEIGFDSAAGFDLASGLGSVNAGVLVANWTTPDATGTAPVTVEMTNTGGVTYNPSAIIALSARVLSGSGGTVPTGTVQFYDKSVSANTGTPVTLDSSGNATYSENGQFTVGGHNIAAIYSGDSTYESAQSQPVTINIQPSPTSLVVAPSTTTPSGGSTITVTGTVTATNPGNSPPTGTLTVNLDGLPQGNVKLATSGPTTSGSVNVVVPSAGAHTVQGIYSGDVNYNNATSPSVTITVAKGATVTSISAAPSTLTAGVLETFTATMAPATTTTTAFTITGTVSFYDGGTTLLGTATISSNTAILTGIVLSTTSAHTITAVYSGDANWSASVSSPLLLQPILMPVTVTLAASNSVLAPGQSVTLTATVTPVNLPVSTAEQHPTGNVYFYAGTTLIGETSVTAGLGDTAVATVFVPSLPAGAYVITAQYTGDGTYGTAVSNSLNLAIEDFTIGCSVNSVTVVQGQTATVTCSVASLGGLTGPIQIVCAEQNPPQNGAINCTFDPTVINGTGRTTLTIATAAGNISQASLKANPDAKSSRGQRDRHGPPLWQAAGGGVVLAFAGLLLSPIGRRARWLRRGGARMLGLALLMIGLAGTGLGCNNSVTLANNGGTPLGVSTLKITAGADVNTVTVSHYAYLTVNVTP from the coding sequence TTGGCTCATCCTGCGGGGAGTGCCGTTGGTTCGACTAAGCTTTCGTCGGTGCGGCTGGAGCGGATGCTGCTACTGCTGCAACCTGACGCGGCGCAGCAAAAGGGGCTCGCGAAGCTGCTAACCGATCAGCAGACGCGGGGCAATGCGAGCTTTCACAAATGGCTGACGCCGGTACAATTCGCCGACCGGTATGCGTTGAGCGCCGGAGATGCGGCGCAGGTGGCCGCGTGGCTGCGTGCGCAGGGATTTGACTTGGCAGCGCTGCCGGCGAGCCGGGGGTGGATTGAGTTTTCGGGCAGCCTAGTTCAGGTGCAGAAGGCATTCGGCACAACGCTTAAGGCTGTCGACTCGGGCAGCGGAGAAGTGCGGTATCAGCTTGCGGGTGCGGCCAATTTTCCGGCTTCGATTTCTGGTCTGGTGGCGGGGCTGGTCTCGCTCGATGGGGTTCTGTCCGCGCCTGCCGTGACTGTTACGACGGAACTGAGCGGAAGCGCCGAAACGCTGGCTGCGGCGACTTCTTTGAACACGGCTCACGCGCTTACGCCATCGCTTGCGGCAAAGTGGCTCAATCTCGGTTCGCTTCCGGCGAAAGGCGCGACCGGAGCCGGGGAATCGATTGCAATTCCTGTGCGAAGCAATGTGCGTCAGGAGGATTTTGCTGCTTTCCGGAGGAGCTTTGGTTTGCCGGAAGCTACGCTGGGCGTGACGTTGGGCGGTGTAGATCCGGGTCGCACGAGTGATGAGGCAGCGGCTGTTCTGGCTGCTTCGTGGGCTGGTGTGACGGCGCCGGATGCACAGATTGTCCTGGTGCCTGCGGCCTCTACGAACGCTACGGACGGTGTCGATCTGGCGCTGGCTGCGGTTGTGGATGGCGCGATGGCGCACACGGTGAGTCTCGGGTATACGGCTTGCGAGAACAGCCTGTCGCCGGCGCATCAGACGTTTTACGCGGCCCTGTACGCGCAGGCTGCGGCCGAAGGAATGGCGATCGTTGCAGCCAGTGGGGACAGCGGCGCGGCAGGCTGTCATTCGCCGCTGGATGCGAGTCCTGTTGCGAATGGATGGGGCGTGAATGGGCTTGCCTCGACGCCATGGAATACGGCGGTGGGCGCGGTTGCCTTTACTGCGGATGGAACAGGATTAACGGGCTGGCAGCCGGCGAGGGCTGCCGACCCTGCTTATGCTACGGGCGGTGGTTTCAGTTCGATTTACACGACGCCGCAGTGGCAGTCAGCGGCGGGGTTGCCTGCTTCTGATCCAATGCCTGCGAATGCGCTCGGTTCGGTGGCTGCGCATCATCGGTATCTGCCCGATGTGAGCCTGCCGACCGTTTTCCATGCTGGTAATGGGAGCGGCATCCAGGGGTTGGCATTTTGTTTTGCGGGGGACGCGAATAGTTCGGGCGCCGATGGTTGCCACCTTGTGAGTGCCGGAGGCAGCGCGGTTTCGGCTGCGCTCTTCTCGGGGATTGCTGCGGTGTTGGCACAGAAGTATGGGCCGGAGGGGAACTTGGCGCCGAATCTCTATGCATTGGGCCGCGTTCGTCAGGACTCATCTGGCAGTTCCCAGTCCTCATCGGAGTCGCAATCTGCATTTGTGGATGTTACTGTGGGCGGGGCTAAGTTGCGTTGCGTGCCGGGCAGCGTGGGCTGCACGACTTTAAGCGATGATACGGGTGAGATTGGGTTTGATTCCGCAGCCGGATTCGATCTTGCTTCTGGGCTGGGTTCGGTGAATGCCGGGGTGTTGGTCGCTAACTGGACGACTCCGGATGCTACGGGCACGGCACCGGTTACTGTCGAGATGACGAATACAGGGGGAGTTACTTACAATCCGTCGGCGATCATTGCCCTGTCTGCGCGGGTTCTTTCCGGATCGGGCGGGACGGTGCCTACCGGCACGGTCCAGTTTTATGACAAGTCGGTGTCGGCAAACACCGGAACGCCGGTGACGCTGGATTCCTCGGGCAATGCGACTTACTCCGAGAACGGGCAGTTTACGGTGGGTGGGCATAATATTGCGGCTATTTACAGCGGAGACAGCACTTATGAGTCGGCGCAGTCGCAGCCGGTCACGATTAACATTCAGCCGAGTCCAACGTCGCTGGTGGTTGCTCCGTCGACCACAACGCCAAGCGGCGGAAGCACGATCACGGTGACGGGCACGGTTACGGCGACCAATCCGGGCAACTCGCCGCCGACGGGTACGCTGACGGTCAATCTCGATGGCTTGCCGCAGGGAAATGTGAAGCTTGCCACGTCGGGCCCGACGACAAGCGGCAGCGTCAATGTTGTGGTTCCGTCGGCTGGCGCGCACACGGTGCAGGGGATTTATTCAGGAGACGTGAATTACAACAACGCTACTTCTCCGTCGGTGACGATTACGGTGGCGAAGGGTGCGACGGTTACTTCGATCTCCGCTGCGCCGAGCACGCTGACGGCGGGTGTTCTGGAGACTTTTACGGCGACGATGGCCCCGGCAACCACGACGACGACTGCGTTCACGATTACCGGAACGGTTTCTTTCTATGACGGTGGGACGACGCTGCTGGGCACGGCGACGATTAGCAGTAATACAGCCATTCTTACCGGAATCGTGTTGTCTACGACCTCGGCGCATACAATTACGGCTGTCTATTCGGGAGACGCCAACTGGAGCGCTAGCGTCTCAAGCCCGCTGCTGCTGCAACCGATTCTGATGCCGGTGACGGTCACGTTGGCGGCTAGCAACAGTGTCTTGGCTCCGGGGCAGTCGGTGACTCTGACGGCAACTGTTACGCCAGTGAATTTGCCGGTCAGCACGGCCGAGCAGCATCCGACGGGGAACGTCTACTTTTATGCCGGAACGACGCTGATCGGGGAGACATCGGTGACGGCGGGACTGGGAGATACAGCGGTTGCGACGGTCTTTGTGCCGTCTCTGCCGGCAGGAGCGTATGTGATTACTGCTCAGTACACGGGAGATGGCACTTACGGCACGGCTGTCTCCAACTCACTGAATCTGGCGATTGAGGACTTCACGATCGGTTGCAGTGTTAACAGCGTAACTGTGGTGCAAGGACAGACTGCGACTGTTACTTGCTCGGTTGCTTCGCTGGGCGGTCTGACGGGACCGATTCAAATCGTTTGCGCCGAGCAAAACCCGCCGCAGAATGGGGCGATCAACTGCACTTTCGATCCGACGGTCATCAATGGCACGGGACGAACGACGCTTACGATAGCCACGGCGGCGGGGAATATTTCGCAGGCCAGCCTAAAAGCTAATCCGGATGCGAAATCGTCGCGTGGGCAGAGAGATCGGCATGGCCCTCCGTTATGGCAGGCTGCTGGTGGGGGAGTGGTGCTGGCTTTTGCGGGCTTGCTGCTTTCGCCGATTGGTAGGCGTGCGCGGTGGCTGCGGCGTGGTGGCGCAAGGATGCTTGGGCTGGCGCTGCTTATGATTGGTCTGGCTGGAACTGGCCTTGGGTGCAATAACTCCGTGACGCTGGCGAATAACGGTGGTACTCCGCTGGGTGTGAGTACGCTGAAGATTACGGCGGGGGCGGACGTGAATACGGTTACGGTGAGCCACTATGCGTATCTCACCGTGAATGTGACGCCGTAA
- a CDS encoding RelA/SpoT family protein, with protein sequence MATHPTTAPAASPKPIFPEQGFARQVPEMGEAVATSVAANPAGESPIGKRFEQLLTTVRANRPNEDLAPIKKAWEFCVHYHEGQLRASGEPYVIHPLEVAEVLAEMKLDATAIAAGLLHDAVEDTPVTSEEIATAFGEQVAHIVEGVTKIDKIQFANREDRQAENVRKMLLAMVSDVRVVLIKLADRLHNMRTLEHLKPERQEAIARETLDIYAPLAHRLGMGKVRGELEDLAFRYTDPLSYQQVSEAVEARRVEGEQFLAGVEDAIVEQLRENNIHARVEWRIKRLYSIFQKLQKSQVSVDQVFDLLAIRIITQSQADCYGVLGLIHSLWRPVPGRVKDFIAIPRANLYQSLHTTVMGDGGHQFEVQIRTEEMHKVAEEGIAAHWKYKAGESVISAKDEQRLAWVRSLVDWQREMTDPNEFLSSLKMDLYPDEVYTFTPRGKVVIVPADGTPVDFAYTVHTEVGHTCVGAKINGRMVPLRTKLRNGDIVEIVTQNGHTPSRDWLTFVKSPRARNKIKHWLNENQRLRAIEVGRKLLEREARKFKIPMARLDDTDMARVAGEYGVATATDLMATIGFGKHSARQVLNKLAPGLVSSAPGQPIADPDATDQKPISGSPAAMSDAVKKLHLTGSDSLQVEGQNDLLVYRARCCNPIRGEEIIGYVTRGKGVAVHARSCPNVQNLLYESDRRIDVEWAKTGDEMPGRAQRYPVKITIHCDNRSGMLKEMTAIISNDDTNIRSVETRDGENGEAIVEFVVDAEDLRHLNRMVLGLRRLPGVREVQRAQKL encoded by the coding sequence ATGGCGACCCATCCGACCACCGCTCCGGCAGCCAGCCCGAAGCCAATTTTTCCCGAACAGGGTTTCGCGCGGCAGGTTCCAGAGATGGGGGAAGCGGTCGCAACTTCCGTTGCAGCCAATCCGGCAGGCGAAAGCCCCATTGGGAAGCGTTTTGAGCAGCTTCTGACGACGGTTCGCGCCAATCGACCCAATGAAGATCTAGCTCCCATCAAGAAGGCGTGGGAGTTCTGCGTGCATTATCACGAAGGGCAGCTACGGGCCTCTGGTGAGCCGTATGTTATTCATCCGCTTGAGGTTGCGGAAGTGTTGGCGGAGATGAAGCTGGATGCCACGGCGATTGCGGCGGGATTGCTGCACGATGCGGTGGAAGATACTCCGGTGACGAGCGAGGAGATTGCAACGGCCTTTGGCGAGCAGGTAGCGCACATTGTCGAAGGCGTCACAAAGATCGACAAAATTCAGTTTGCGAATCGCGAAGACAGGCAGGCGGAGAACGTCCGCAAGATGCTGCTGGCGATGGTTTCGGATGTTCGGGTGGTGCTGATCAAGCTGGCTGACCGGCTGCATAATATGCGGACACTTGAGCATCTGAAACCTGAACGGCAGGAGGCGATTGCCCGCGAGACGCTGGATATTTACGCGCCGCTGGCGCACCGGCTGGGCATGGGCAAGGTACGCGGCGAGCTGGAGGATCTGGCTTTTCGCTACACCGATCCGCTGAGCTACCAGCAGGTGTCGGAGGCGGTCGAGGCGCGGCGCGTCGAGGGTGAGCAGTTCCTGGCCGGGGTTGAGGACGCGATTGTCGAGCAGCTTCGCGAGAACAACATCCATGCGCGCGTGGAATGGCGCATCAAGCGGCTCTACTCTATCTTCCAAAAGCTGCAGAAGTCGCAGGTATCCGTCGACCAGGTCTTCGATCTGCTGGCAATTCGCATTATTACGCAGAGCCAGGCGGACTGTTACGGCGTGCTGGGGCTGATTCATTCGTTGTGGCGGCCTGTACCAGGCAGGGTGAAGGATTTTATCGCCATCCCCCGCGCAAACCTTTACCAGTCGCTGCATACGACGGTGATGGGCGACGGCGGGCATCAGTTTGAGGTGCAGATACGGACCGAAGAGATGCATAAGGTTGCGGAAGAGGGCATTGCGGCGCACTGGAAGTACAAGGCCGGCGAATCGGTGATCTCCGCCAAGGACGAGCAGCGGCTGGCTTGGGTGCGGAGCCTGGTGGACTGGCAGCGGGAGATGACGGACCCGAATGAGTTCCTCTCAAGTTTGAAGATGGATCTCTACCCGGATGAGGTGTACACGTTTACACCTCGCGGCAAGGTGGTCATCGTTCCCGCGGATGGAACGCCGGTTGATTTCGCGTATACGGTGCATACCGAGGTTGGCCACACCTGCGTCGGGGCCAAGATCAATGGGCGCATGGTGCCGCTGCGGACCAAGCTTCGGAATGGCGACATTGTCGAGATCGTCACGCAGAACGGGCACACGCCGAGCCGGGACTGGCTGACTTTTGTCAAGAGCCCCCGGGCGCGGAACAAGATCAAACACTGGCTGAATGAAAACCAGCGGCTACGGGCGATTGAGGTTGGGCGCAAGCTGCTGGAGCGGGAAGCTCGGAAGTTCAAGATCCCGATGGCTCGCCTGGATGACACGGATATGGCGCGCGTGGCGGGCGAATACGGTGTTGCGACCGCAACGGATCTGATGGCCACGATTGGCTTTGGGAAGCATTCGGCGCGGCAGGTTCTGAATAAGCTGGCCCCGGGGCTGGTCAGTTCCGCTCCGGGTCAGCCGATTGCCGATCCGGATGCGACGGATCAGAAGCCAATCAGCGGCTCGCCGGCGGCAATGTCGGATGCGGTGAAGAAGCTGCATCTGACGGGGTCGGACTCGCTGCAGGTCGAGGGGCAGAATGATCTGCTTGTGTATCGGGCGCGATGTTGTAACCCGATTCGTGGGGAAGAGATTATTGGTTATGTGACGCGCGGCAAGGGAGTCGCGGTTCATGCGCGAAGCTGCCCGAATGTGCAGAATCTGCTGTATGAGAGCGATCGTCGCATCGATGTGGAGTGGGCGAAGACCGGGGACGAGATGCCGGGGCGGGCGCAGCGTTATCCGGTGAAGATTACGATCCATTGCGACAACCGCTCGGGCATGCTGAAGGAGATGACGGCGATCATCTCGAACGACGACACGAATATTCGTTCGGTGGAGACGCGGGATGGCGAGAACGGCGAGGCGATCGTTGAGTTTGTCGTGGATGCCGAGGATCTGCGGCATCTGAACCGCATGGTGCTGGGCCTGCGCCGTCTGCCAGGTGTGCGCGAAGTGCAGCGGGCGCAGAAACTCTGA